The Enterobacter kobei genome has a segment encoding these proteins:
- a CDS encoding topoisomerase II, translating to MNKTWTRIVIVVVAAAAVAFWVFFDRQRAPEQQMDAALNAMPAWQVIKEQEPALHQRILDQMAALQKAGEPEQQIIDTIQPQILHLQMSRLQNAPDANVVNYMTINMEQTAAIQKVSDDACFRFLYPMVKGGVNPMRMLDKDLMARRMQADADMMRAAYGKKRHTVTPAEREAAVEDVRPIMKALADKYGEDIQLLQMPEKAAGKEKLSCDMVQEMWAKVLALPEQKAAGVIRLAVSELE from the coding sequence ATGAATAAAACGTGGACCCGTATTGTGATTGTCGTCGTCGCGGCCGCCGCCGTGGCGTTCTGGGTGTTCTTCGACAGGCAGCGCGCGCCGGAACAGCAGATGGATGCTGCCCTTAACGCGATGCCCGCCTGGCAGGTTATTAAGGAGCAGGAGCCTGCGCTGCATCAGCGTATCCTCGACCAGATGGCCGCCCTGCAAAAAGCGGGCGAGCCGGAGCAGCAGATTATCGACACCATCCAGCCGCAGATCCTGCATCTGCAGATGTCGCGCCTGCAAAACGCCCCGGACGCCAACGTGGTGAACTACATGACCATCAACATGGAGCAGACCGCCGCCATTCAGAAGGTGAGCGACGACGCCTGCTTCCGCTTCCTCTACCCGATGGTGAAGGGCGGCGTGAACCCAATGCGCATGCTGGATAAAGACCTGATGGCGCGGCGCATGCAGGCCGACGCCGACATGATGCGCGCGGCCTACGGCAAAAAACGCCACACCGTGACACCGGCTGAACGCGAGGCGGCTGTCGAAGATGTGCGGCCGATTATGAAGGCGCTTGCCGATAAGTACGGCGAGGACATCCAGCTGCTGCAGATGCCGGAGAAGGCGGCGGGTAAAGAGAAGCTCTCCTGCGATATGGTGCAGGAGATGTGGGCGAAGGTGCTGGCGCTGCCGGAGCAGAAGGCGGCAGGGGTGATTCGGTTGGCGGTGTCAGAGCTGGAGTGA
- the xynR gene encoding DNA-binding transcriptional repressor XynR: MPIIQSVERALQILDLFNEQATELKITDISKLMGLSKSTLHSLLKTLQLHGYIDQNPENGKYRLGMKLVERGHFVVGSMDIRQKAKGWLTDLSRRTGQTTHLGILDGREGVYIEKIEGKLAAIAYSRIGRRLPVHATAIGKVLIAWLSEAELNALLEGYQYTTFTPSTLATREALVDALKKTREQGYALDSEENEQGVRCVAVPVWNHESRVIAALSLSTLTSRVDDAELANFREQLQQAGLQLSRALGYPA; this comes from the coding sequence ATGCCGATTATTCAGTCTGTTGAACGTGCGTTGCAGATCCTCGACCTGTTCAACGAACAGGCCACCGAGCTTAAGATCACCGACATCAGCAAACTGATGGGGCTGAGCAAGAGTACCCTCCATTCGCTGCTGAAAACCCTGCAGCTTCACGGCTATATCGATCAGAACCCAGAGAATGGTAAATATCGCCTCGGCATGAAGCTGGTCGAGCGCGGCCATTTCGTCGTGGGCTCAATGGATATTCGTCAGAAGGCAAAAGGCTGGCTGACGGATCTATCCCGGCGGACCGGGCAGACCACCCATCTGGGGATCCTGGACGGGCGTGAAGGGGTCTATATCGAGAAGATTGAAGGCAAGCTGGCCGCCATCGCCTATTCGCGCATTGGCCGTCGCCTGCCGGTTCATGCCACCGCCATCGGCAAGGTGTTGATTGCCTGGCTGAGCGAGGCCGAGCTGAACGCCCTGCTGGAGGGCTATCAGTACACTACCTTTACCCCTTCCACTCTTGCCACCCGCGAAGCGTTGGTGGATGCGCTGAAAAAAACCCGCGAACAAGGCTACGCCCTGGACAGCGAAGAGAACGAGCAGGGCGTGCGCTGCGTGGCGGTGCCGGTGTGGAACCACGAGTCACGCGTGATTGCCGCCCTGAGCCTGTCGACGCTGACCTCGCGCGTGGACGACGCCGAGCTGGCTAATTTCCGCGAGCAGCTTCAGCAGGCCGGGCTCCAGCTCTCACGCGCGCTGGGCTACCCGGCCTGA
- the miaE gene encoding tRNA isopentenyl-2-thiomethyl-A-37 hydroxylase MiaE yields the protein MDYTQILAPVLNFLQCPTPQAWIDKARDPANLPLLLTDHMVCELKAAQTALLLVRKYVADESGADALLDWLKPYELFTFRDGPEPDFIALHKQIGKSVMPKTDDPWGQALIDSMVLLIKEELHHFWQVREAMLARDIPYVKITASRYAKGMLKEVRTHEPLTLIDKLICGAYIEARSCERFAALAPFLEDDLQKFYLSLLRSEARHYQDYLTLAQQVSDDDISPRIQHFGEIEATLISTPDHEFRFHSGVPV from the coding sequence ATGGATTACACGCAGATACTCGCCCCCGTACTCAACTTTCTCCAGTGCCCGACCCCGCAAGCATGGATTGATAAAGCCCGCGACCCGGCGAACCTGCCGCTGCTGCTCACCGACCACATGGTGTGCGAGCTCAAGGCCGCCCAGACCGCGCTATTACTGGTTCGTAAATACGTCGCCGACGAAAGCGGTGCCGACGCGCTGCTCGACTGGCTCAAACCCTACGAACTGTTCACCTTCCGCGACGGCCCGGAGCCGGACTTTATTGCCCTGCACAAGCAGATTGGCAAAAGCGTGATGCCCAAAACCGACGACCCGTGGGGCCAGGCGCTCATCGACAGCATGGTGCTGCTGATTAAAGAGGAGCTCCACCACTTCTGGCAGGTGCGGGAGGCGATGCTGGCCCGCGACATTCCGTACGTCAAAATCACCGCCAGCCGCTACGCCAAAGGGATGCTTAAAGAAGTGCGCACCCACGAACCGCTGACGCTGATCGACAAGCTCATCTGCGGCGCCTACATCGAAGCCCGCTCCTGCGAACGCTTCGCCGCGCTGGCCCCGTTCCTCGAGGACGACCTGCAAAAGTTTTATCTCTCGCTGCTGCGCTCGGAAGCGCGCCACTATCAGGACTACCTGACGCTGGCCCAACAGGTGAGCGACGACGATATCTCACCGCGCATACAGCATTTTGGCGAAATTGAAGCCACACTTATCTCGACACCGGACCACGAGTTTCGCTTCCACAGCGGCGTGCCGGTGTAA
- the argF gene encoding ornithine carbamoyltransferase, translating into MSDLYKKHFLKLLDFTPAQFTSLLTLAAQLKADKKKGKEVQKLTGKNIALIFEKDSTRTRCSFEVAAFDQGARVTYLGPSGSQIGHKESIKDTARVLGRMYDGIQYRGHGQDVVETLAQYAGVPVWNGLTNEFHPTQLLADLLTMQEHLPGKAFNEMTLVYAGDARNNMGNSMLEAAALTGLDLRLVAPKACWPEESLVAECSALAEKHGGKITLTEDVAAGVKGADFIYTDVWVSMGEAKEKWAERIALLRGYQVNAQMMALTGNPNVKFLHCLPAFHDDQTTLGKQMAKEFDLHGGMEVTDEVFESAASIVFDQAENRMHTIKAVMVATLGE; encoded by the coding sequence ATGTCCGATTTGTACAAGAAACACTTTCTGAAATTGCTCGACTTTACCCCTGCACAGTTCACTTCTCTGCTGACTCTTGCCGCACAGCTCAAAGCCGATAAAAAAAAGGGCAAGGAAGTACAAAAGCTTACCGGTAAAAACATCGCGCTCATCTTCGAAAAAGACTCGACCCGTACACGATGCTCTTTCGAAGTTGCCGCATTTGACCAGGGCGCACGCGTCACTTATTTAGGGCCGAGCGGCAGCCAGATTGGGCATAAAGAGTCAATTAAGGATACCGCACGGGTGCTCGGGCGGATGTACGACGGCATTCAGTATCGCGGCCACGGCCAGGACGTGGTCGAAACGCTGGCACAATATGCGGGCGTGCCGGTGTGGAACGGCCTGACCAACGAGTTTCACCCGACGCAACTGCTGGCGGACCTGCTGACCATGCAGGAGCACCTGCCGGGCAAAGCGTTTAACGAGATGACGCTGGTCTACGCGGGCGATGCGCGCAACAACATGGGCAACTCGATGCTGGAAGCGGCGGCGCTGACCGGGCTGGATCTACGTCTGGTGGCCCCGAAAGCCTGCTGGCCGGAAGAGAGCCTGGTAGCGGAGTGCAGCGCGCTGGCAGAGAAGCACGGCGGCAAAATCACCCTGACGGAAGACGTGGCGGCCGGCGTGAAGGGCGCGGACTTTATCTATACCGACGTGTGGGTGTCGATGGGCGAAGCCAAAGAGAAGTGGGCGGAGCGGATTGCGCTGCTGCGTGGGTATCAGGTGAACGCGCAGATGATGGCGCTGACCGGCAACCCGAACGTCAAGTTCCTGCACTGTCTGCCGGCGTTCCATGACGACCAGACTACGCTCGGCAAGCAGATGGCGAAAGAGTTTGATCTGCACGGCGGGATGGAGGTGACGGACGAGGTGTTTGAGTCGGCGGCGAGCATCGTGTTCGACCAGGCGGAAAACCGGATGCATACGATTAAGGCGGTGATGGTGGCGACGCTTGGGGAGTGA
- a CDS encoding MFS transporter — protein sequence MTQLTMKDKIGYGLGDTACGFVWQATMFLLAYFYTDVFGLSAGIMGTLFLVSRVLDAVTDPLMGLLVDRTRTRHGQFRPFLLWGAIPFGIVCVLTFYTPDFSAQGKIIYACVTYILLTLVYTFVNVPYCAMPGVITADPKERHALQSWRFFLAAAGSLAISGIALPLVSIIGKGDEQVGYFGAMCVLGLSGVVLLYVCFFTTKERYTFEVQPGSSVAKDLRLLFGNGQWRIMCAFKMMATCSNVVRGGATLYFVKYVMDHPELATQFLLYGSLATMFGSLCSSRLLGRFDRVTAFKWIIVAYSLISLLIFVTPAEHIALIFALNILFLFVFNTTTPLQWLMASDVVDYEESRSGRRLDGLVFSTYLFSLKIGLAIGGAVVGWILAYVNYSASSSVQPVEVLTTIKILFCVVPVVLYAGMFIMLSFYKLTDARVEAISQQLIKHRAAQGEAVPDAATAASH from the coding sequence ATGACGCAATTAACCATGAAAGACAAAATTGGCTACGGGCTGGGTGACACCGCCTGCGGCTTCGTCTGGCAGGCCACGATGTTTCTGCTGGCCTATTTCTATACCGACGTCTTCGGCCTCTCGGCGGGCATTATGGGCACGCTGTTTTTGGTCTCCCGCGTGCTCGACGCCGTCACTGACCCGCTGATGGGGCTGCTGGTTGACCGCACCCGCACGCGGCACGGCCAGTTCCGCCCGTTCCTGCTGTGGGGCGCGATCCCGTTCGGCATCGTCTGCGTACTGACCTTCTACACGCCGGACTTCTCGGCGCAGGGCAAAATCATCTACGCCTGCGTGACCTACATTCTCCTGACCCTGGTCTACACCTTCGTTAACGTGCCGTACTGTGCCATGCCGGGCGTCATCACCGCTGACCCGAAAGAGCGTCACGCCCTGCAATCCTGGCGTTTCTTCCTGGCGGCGGCGGGGTCGCTCGCCATCAGCGGCATTGCCCTGCCGCTGGTGAGCATCATCGGCAAAGGGGACGAGCAGGTGGGCTATTTCGGCGCCATGTGCGTGCTGGGGCTGAGCGGCGTGGTGCTGCTCTACGTCTGCTTCTTTACCACCAAAGAGCGTTACACCTTTGAGGTGCAGCCGGGCTCGTCGGTGGCAAAAGATCTCAGGCTGCTGTTCGGTAACGGCCAGTGGCGCATTATGTGTGCCTTTAAGATGATGGCGACCTGTTCCAACGTGGTGCGCGGCGGGGCGACCCTCTACTTCGTCAAATACGTGATGGATCACCCGGAGCTGGCGACCCAGTTTTTACTCTACGGCAGCCTCGCCACCATGTTCGGCTCGCTCTGCTCCTCCCGCCTGCTGGGCCGCTTTGACCGCGTCACCGCCTTCAAGTGGATCATCGTCGCCTACTCGCTGATCAGCCTGCTGATTTTCGTCACTCCGGCCGAGCATATCGCCCTGATTTTCGCCCTCAACATTCTGTTCCTGTTCGTCTTTAACACCACCACGCCGCTCCAGTGGCTCATGGCCTCTGACGTGGTGGATTACGAGGAGAGCCGCAGCGGGCGCCGCCTCGACGGGCTGGTGTTCTCCACCTACCTGTTCAGCCTGAAGATTGGCCTGGCGATTGGCGGGGCGGTAGTGGGCTGGATCCTCGCGTACGTGAACTACTCCGCCAGCAGCAGCGTGCAGCCGGTTGAGGTGCTGACCACCATCAAAATTCTGTTCTGCGTGGTGCCGGTAGTGCTCTACGCGGGCATGTTCATCATGCTGTCGTTCTATAAGCTCACCGACGCCCGCGTGGAGGCCATCAGCCAGCAGCTGATCAAGCACCGCGCGGCCCAGGGGGAAGCCGTTCCCGACGCCGCGACAGCCGCATCCCATTAA
- the rraB gene encoding ribonuclease E inhibitor RraB, producing the protein MANPEHLEEQREETRLIIEELLEDGSDPDALYTIEHHFSADDFDALEKLAVEAFKLGYEVTEPEELEVEEGDTVICCDILSEGALKAELIDAQVEQLMNLAEKFEVEYDGWGTYFEDPNGEDGEEGDDEDYVDEDDDGVRH; encoded by the coding sequence ATGGCAAACCCGGAACACCTGGAAGAGCAACGCGAAGAGACGCGTCTGATTATTGAAGAGCTGCTGGAAGACGGTAGCGATCCGGACGCGCTGTACACCATCGAGCACCATTTCTCTGCGGATGATTTCGACGCGCTGGAAAAACTGGCCGTGGAAGCCTTCAAGCTGGGTTACGAAGTGACCGAGCCGGAAGAGCTGGAAGTGGAAGAGGGCGACACCGTCATCTGCTGCGACATCCTGAGCGAAGGCGCGCTGAAGGCAGAGCTGATCGACGCGCAGGTAGAACAGCTGATGAACCTGGCCGAGAAGTTTGAGGTGGAGTACGACGGCTGGGGAACCTACTTCGAAGATCCGAACGGTGAAGACGGCGAAGAAGGCGACGACGAAGATTACGTCGACGAAGACGACGACGGCGTGCGTCACTAA
- the argL gene encoding putative translational regulatory protein ArgL, with protein MNNYTYKVNFNSISGVRQARIKCPICTRNTF; from the coding sequence ATGAATAATTACACATATAAAGTGAATTTTAATTCAATAAGTGGCGTTCGCCAGGCGAGGATAAAATGTCCGATTTGTACAAGAAACACTTTCTGA
- a CDS encoding glycoside hydrolase family 43 protein, with protein MEITNPILTGFNPDPSLCRQGEDYYIATSTFEWFPGVRIYHSRDLKNWSLVSTPLDRVSMLDMKGNPDSGGIWAPCLSYADGKFWLLYTDVKIVDSPWKNGRNYLVTAPSIEGPWSEPIPMGNGGFDPSLFHDDDGRKYYLYRPWGPRHHSNPHNTIVMQAFDPQTGTLSPERKTLFTGTPLCYTEGAHLYRHAGWYYLMVAEGGTSYEHAVVVLRSKTIDGPYELHPEVTMMTSWHLPENPLQKSGHGSLLQTHTGEWYMAYLTSRPLRLPGVPLLASGGRGYCPLGRETGIARIEWRDGWPYVEGGKHAQLTVKGPQVAEQPAAVQATWRDDFDASSLDPELQTLRIPFDDTLGSLTARPGYLRLYGNDSLNSTFTQSTVARRWQHFTFRAETRMQFSPVHFQQSAGLTCYYNSKNWSYCFVDYEEGQGRTIKVLQLDHNVPSWPLHEQPIPVPESAQSVWLRVDVDTLVYRYSYSFDGETWHTVPVTYEAWKLSDDYIGGRGFFTGAFVGLHCEDISGDGCHADFDYLTYEPL; from the coding sequence ATGGAAATCACTAACCCGATACTCACCGGCTTCAACCCGGACCCGTCCCTCTGCCGCCAGGGCGAGGACTACTACATCGCCACCTCGACCTTCGAGTGGTTCCCGGGCGTGCGCATCTACCACTCCCGCGACTTAAAAAACTGGTCGCTGGTCAGCACCCCGCTGGACCGCGTGTCGATGCTGGACATGAAGGGCAACCCGGACTCCGGCGGCATCTGGGCGCCGTGCCTGAGCTATGCCGACGGCAAATTCTGGCTGCTCTACACCGACGTGAAGATTGTCGACTCGCCGTGGAAAAACGGCCGCAACTACCTCGTCACCGCGCCGTCCATTGAGGGGCCGTGGAGCGAGCCGATCCCGATGGGCAACGGCGGGTTCGACCCGTCCCTGTTTCACGACGACGATGGCCGCAAATATTACCTTTACCGCCCGTGGGGGCCGCGCCACCACAGCAACCCGCACAACACCATCGTGATGCAGGCGTTCGATCCGCAGACCGGTACCCTCTCGCCGGAGCGTAAGACCCTGTTTACCGGCACGCCGCTCTGCTACACCGAAGGCGCGCACCTGTATCGCCACGCAGGATGGTACTACCTGATGGTTGCCGAAGGCGGCACCAGCTACGAACACGCCGTTGTGGTGCTGCGTTCAAAAACGATCGACGGGCCGTACGAGCTGCACCCGGAGGTGACGATGATGACCAGCTGGCACCTGCCGGAGAACCCGCTGCAGAAGAGCGGCCACGGTTCGCTGCTGCAGACCCACACGGGGGAATGGTATATGGCCTACCTCACCAGCCGCCCGCTGCGCCTGCCCGGCGTGCCGCTGTTGGCCTCCGGCGGGCGCGGCTACTGCCCGCTGGGGCGCGAGACCGGCATCGCCCGCATTGAGTGGCGCGACGGCTGGCCGTATGTCGAAGGTGGTAAGCACGCGCAGCTGACCGTGAAAGGCCCGCAGGTGGCCGAGCAGCCTGCAGCCGTTCAGGCCACCTGGCGGGACGACTTCGACGCCAGTTCGCTTGACCCGGAGCTGCAAACCCTGCGCATTCCGTTCGACGACACCCTCGGCTCGCTCACCGCGCGCCCCGGCTATTTACGGCTCTACGGCAACGACTCGCTTAACTCGACCTTCACCCAGTCGACCGTGGCGCGCCGCTGGCAGCACTTCACCTTCCGGGCGGAGACGCGGATGCAGTTCTCGCCGGTCCACTTCCAGCAGAGCGCCGGGCTGACCTGCTACTACAACAGTAAAAACTGGAGCTACTGCTTTGTGGACTACGAGGAGGGGCAGGGGAGAACAATAAAGGTGCTCCAGCTCGACCACAACGTGCCGTCATGGCCGCTGCACGAGCAGCCGATTCCGGTACCGGAGAGTGCGCAGAGCGTCTGGCTGCGCGTCGATGTGGATACGCTGGTCTATCGCTACAGCTACTCGTTCGACGGCGAGACGTGGCACACCGTGCCGGTAACCTATGAGGCGTGGAAACTGTCGGACGACTACATCGGCGGGCGCGGCTTCTTCACCGGCGCATTTGTGGGGCTGCACTGCGAGGACATCAGCGGTGACGGCTGCCACGCGGACTTCGACTACTTGACCTACGAGCCGCTATAG